One genomic window of Persephonella sp. includes the following:
- a CDS encoding ABC transporter ATP-binding protein yields MSSIIKTENLRKKYLLEGTYIEALKGITLNIRKGEMIALMGPSGSGKSTLLHILGGIDIPTEGKVFIMEQNIFSLSEKKLARFRNVNIGFVFQFHYLLPEFTALENVMIPVQIYNKKGAREKAEKILVKLGLKDRLNHKPSQMSGGEQQRVAIARAVVNNPSVLLADEPTGNLDTANTQVVMELLKELNKKNNVTMVIATHDREVAEYCDRIIFLRDGILQG; encoded by the coding sequence ATGAGTAGCATCATCAAAACTGAAAATCTCCGAAAAAAATACCTGCTGGAAGGCACATATATTGAGGCTTTAAAGGGTATAACCCTGAATATTCGTAAGGGGGAAATGATTGCCCTTATGGGTCCTTCAGGATCAGGAAAAAGCACGCTTCTACATATACTTGGAGGAATAGATATCCCTACAGAAGGTAAGGTTTTTATAATGGAACAGAACATTTTTTCACTGTCAGAAAAAAAACTGGCAAGGTTCAGGAATGTGAATATAGGGTTTGTTTTTCAGTTCCATTATCTACTTCCAGAATTTACAGCACTTGAAAATGTTATGATACCTGTTCAAATTTATAATAAAAAAGGAGCAAGAGAAAAAGCTGAAAAAATATTAGTAAAACTGGGTCTTAAAGATAGGCTAAACCATAAACCTTCCCAGATGTCAGGTGGTGAACAGCAGAGGGTTGCAATAGCAAGGGCTGTTGTAAACAATCCATCAGTTCTTCTGGCTGATGAACCTACAGGAAATTTGGACACAGCTAACACACAGGTTGTTATGGAACTATTGAAAGAACTGAACAAGAAGAATAATGTGACTATGGTCATTGCTACCCACGACAGGGAAGTGGCAGAATATTGTGATAGGATAATATTTCTAAGAGATGGAATATTGCAGGGTTGA
- a CDS encoding ABC transporter permease yields the protein MPLYIKIALKYLLSLRSKALSFMTVISFIGITVGVSALLITLAVMSGFQWGLKEKILETSPHIVIFKMTGSFTEYKSLYEYFVSIKDIQGYQPFIYSQALASKGVNVKSVNIRGVDPEKDKNIMKVNQKLIAGNYEDLKKKNHVLIGKDVAVFLDVWVGDSFKIMSPFGRKTPLGYLPKIKKVYVAGIVDFGMYEYDSTYIQMKIDEAQKFFDMKGAVTGIQLKLKDPYKADIVKKQLEEYISYPYIIRTWMDLNKSLFQALQLEKLAMFLVIALIVLVASFNVSSLLITKAREKRKDIAILKTIGADSGFILKTFLWQGMLIGISGTVFGTLLGFTVIYFADTYQLVKLDPEVYMIEYLPLKTSIFDIGAVFISSISICFISSILPAYFASKDIPAEVLRYE from the coding sequence ATGCCTTTATACATAAAAATTGCCCTAAAATATCTGTTATCGTTAAGATCAAAAGCTCTGTCCTTTATGACGGTTATATCTTTTATAGGTATAACTGTGGGAGTTTCAGCTCTATTGATCACTCTTGCTGTGATGAGTGGTTTTCAGTGGGGTTTAAAGGAAAAAATTCTTGAGACTTCTCCCCATATCGTTATTTTCAAAATGACAGGATCCTTTACAGAGTATAAATCCCTTTATGAATATTTTGTTAGCATAAAAGATATACAAGGATATCAGCCTTTCATTTATTCACAGGCTCTTGCTTCAAAAGGAGTGAATGTTAAGTCTGTAAACATTAGAGGTGTTGATCCTGAAAAGGACAAAAATATAATGAAGGTAAATCAAAAACTGATCGCAGGAAATTATGAGGATCTAAAAAAGAAAAACCATGTTCTTATAGGTAAAGATGTTGCTGTTTTTCTTGATGTATGGGTTGGAGACTCTTTCAAAATAATGTCTCCCTTTGGCAGGAAGACACCACTTGGTTACCTTCCAAAAATCAAGAAGGTATATGTCGCCGGAATTGTTGATTTTGGTATGTATGAGTACGACTCAACATACATACAGATGAAGATAGATGAAGCCCAGAAATTTTTTGATATGAAAGGAGCTGTTACTGGAATACAGTTAAAGCTTAAAGATCCATATAAAGCAGACATTGTAAAAAAACAGCTTGAAGAATATATATCATACCCATACATTATAAGAACTTGGATGGATCTAAACAAAAGTCTTTTTCAGGCACTTCAGCTTGAAAAACTTGCCATGTTTCTGGTAATAGCACTAATTGTTCTCGTTGCCTCATTTAATGTTTCAAGCCTTTTGATCACAAAGGCAAGGGAAAAAAGAAAAGATATTGCTATTCTAAAAACGATAGGAGCAGACAGTGGTTTTATACTAAAAACTTTTTTATGGCAAGGCATGCTTATAGGAATATCAGGTACGGTCTTTGGAACACTTTTAGGATTTACTGTTATATACTTTGCAGATACATATCAGCTTGTTAAACTTGATCCTGAAGTATATATGATAGAGTATCTTCCTCTGAAAACATCAATTTTTGATATAGGGGCTGTTTTTATTTCATCTATCAGCATATGCTTCATTTCTTCTATACTTCCTGCATACTTTGCATCTAAGGATATTCCTGCAGAGGTCTTAAGGTATGAGTAG
- a CDS encoding CBS domain-containing protein, translated as MVVKDIMSKDVYLVQPTATLKEALKIMKENDVKALIVDKQHSHDAYGIITYTSILKAIYMEEGDIDLLNVYDVAVKPAITISGEIDIKYAAKMMVNFNIKRLPVVENNEIKGIISMTDIIESLFKEIGE; from the coding sequence ATGGTCGTAAAAGATATTATGAGCAAAGACGTTTATCTTGTTCAGCCTACAGCAACTTTAAAGGAAGCCCTTAAAATTATGAAAGAAAATGACGTCAAGGCTCTAATTGTTGATAAACAGCATTCTCATGACGCTTATGGGATAATTACTTACACCAGTATTCTCAAAGCCATTTATATGGAGGAAGGGGACATAGATCTTCTCAATGTTTATGACGTTGCTGTAAAGCCTGCAATAACAATTTCAGGTGAGATAGATATCAAATATGCAGCAAAAATGATGGTAAATTTTAATATCAAGAGGCTTCCTGTTGTGGAAAACAATGAAATAAAAGGGATAATATCAATGACAGATATAATAGAATCACTTTTTAAAGAGATAGGAGAATAA
- a CDS encoding DUF1538 domain-containing protein, producing the protein MKGSFRDLLPIILVIAFFQIFIIQEVPQNIISIVIGLSIVAFGLAVFIQGLETGIFPLGENLANEFAKKGSLFWLLLFSFLIGFSTTIAEPALIAIADKASIISGGKIDAFWLRFTVAISVGFAIALGVLRIILGHPIHWYIILGYIIVVLITFFAPAEIVGLAYDSGGVTTSTVTVPLVTALGIGLASSIRGRNPVIDGFGLIAFASLTPMIFVQLYGMVVYAFSKPVTVTVGSELPLAEVTYSEHEPHWLTEIVIDFIDVVKDIIPILAVIFFFQLFVIKRSIPHPKKIGAGIILVVIGLYSFIVGLDMGLFPLGETMAFQLTEMKNVFLIYLFGFLIGFSTTMAEPALIAVALKAKEVSEGRINDLVLRIFVALGVAVGIALGCYRIVEGDSIHYYIIVGYILVIIMTYFAPRYIIPIAYDSGGVTTSTVTVPLVAALGLGLATNIPQRDPLIDGFGLIAFASLFPMITVMGYGIIAEYLVKKTKEGKR; encoded by the coding sequence TTGAAAGGATCTTTTAGAGATCTTCTGCCTATTATACTGGTTATAGCTTTTTTTCAGATCTTTATAATACAGGAAGTTCCCCAGAATATAATATCTATAGTAATAGGTCTTTCTATTGTTGCCTTTGGACTTGCCGTTTTTATTCAGGGTCTTGAAACAGGTATATTTCCCCTTGGTGAAAATCTTGCAAATGAGTTTGCAAAAAAGGGTTCCCTTTTCTGGCTTTTGTTATTTTCTTTTCTTATTGGTTTTTCAACCACTATTGCTGAACCTGCATTGATAGCCATAGCAGATAAAGCCTCTATTATATCAGGGGGAAAAATTGATGCTTTCTGGCTTAGGTTCACCGTTGCCATTTCTGTTGGATTTGCAATAGCTCTCGGGGTTTTAAGGATCATTCTTGGGCACCCTATACACTGGTATATAATTTTGGGCTACATAATCGTAGTTCTTATAACATTTTTTGCCCCTGCTGAGATAGTTGGACTGGCATACGACAGTGGAGGTGTAACAACATCAACCGTGACTGTTCCTCTTGTTACAGCACTTGGGATAGGTCTTGCTTCAAGTATTAGGGGAAGAAATCCAGTAATAGATGGATTTGGACTTATAGCTTTTGCCTCATTAACTCCGATGATATTCGTTCAGCTTTACGGTATGGTAGTTTATGCTTTTTCCAAGCCTGTTACAGTTACTGTTGGGTCTGAGCTTCCACTTGCGGAAGTTACCTATTCTGAACATGAACCCCACTGGTTAACAGAGATAGTAATTGATTTTATTGATGTAGTCAAAGATATTATCCCGATACTTGCTGTTATATTTTTCTTTCAGCTTTTTGTTATAAAACGGTCAATACCTCACCCAAAAAAAATTGGGGCAGGCATAATCCTTGTTGTTATAGGGCTTTACTCATTTATAGTAGGTCTGGACATGGGACTTTTTCCTCTTGGGGAAACAATGGCATTTCAGCTTACTGAGATGAAAAATGTTTTTCTGATATACCTGTTTGGTTTCCTGATTGGTTTTTCCACAACAATGGCTGAACCTGCATTAATCGCTGTTGCATTAAAAGCAAAAGAGGTCAGTGAAGGTAGAATAAATGATCTTGTTCTAAGAATTTTTGTTGCTTTAGGGGTTGCTGTAGGAATAGCTTTAGGTTGCTACAGGATTGTGGAAGGGGATTCAATACACTACTATATTATTGTAGGCTACATACTGGTTATAATTATGACATACTTTGCTCCAAGATACATAATTCCTATAGCTTACGACAGCGGTGGTGTTACGACCTCAACTGTTACCGTTCCTCTTGTTGCCGCACTTGGACTTGGTCTTGCAACAAATATCCCCCAGAGAGATCCTCTGATAGATGGATTTGGTCTAATAGCATTTGCTTCTTTGTTCCCTATGATAACCGTCATGGGATACGGTATTATCGCTGAGTATCTGGTTAAGAAAACAAAGGAGGGGAAAAGATGA